In one window of Branchiostoma lanceolatum isolate klBraLanc5 chromosome 15, klBraLanc5.hap2, whole genome shotgun sequence DNA:
- the LOC136420582 gene encoding kinesin light chain 1-like: protein MAALQTDPWALGWSHLREVLTCVTLIHGDPSLVKDYETLLHNILFEQVTQSGTTLGMRRARKNLTASLQEFKTDLSGVLSAGKLFQVKKEIYRMPSILLSSLGLFFGIREKSSWEIVQALHTKGVINAEAEHNLKVAVSIATQLRLRTYLSNTGQKDNISTLSKASWESLEERKRDENEAYPASDIFGMELHAILFRFFQTVLPLEECVGSVFSSKLTGEKSSALEVTPNTLHSHIQMSFKTEEFYDSSLKNQALVHMRLLQYQDAKVCLEKHIAESDEDDASQSSILIGQVMYHLGDYAGAVTCFQNLADQKTHSIKDRISILNFLGQALHQNGDLQESLRCFEKVLKELRKEEGSESDLSETVLLNNLACALRSSGKYPEAISCFEEALALDGGGKKQKKGNPRVAVILNNMGDAYQSEGQFAKAIQCYTEALTIEQRIYGDNRAHPFMAATLHNLGSAYRDIGNFSVAMSAFRSSLQIKENVFVEEAMHPEIATTLDGLAAIKRHLGHFAHAQHLNTQALHIRRNVFGDNVDNLEIAESLTNMGINCLDRPEDFQQGLSFLEEAYKMRNRIFKDTCHPGIAKSLHNIGVVLYKLEQYELAKTKYQEALEMFREVGEPSAKNLDIAAALGGIGSCLCRLEDKTQSRVRLEEAVTMFKSISGAVNHDDLIKLYSSLAKVMIEQGDTREAKTMLMEALDIVRNNKVAASFYEGETSSNGEEEDAKSVQITEEEANAEEVALSHYYTAEEATILGELGVACVLSGDDRAMSFLQESLAAARQVHGRNHHSVATVLGNMGAATLQGGNVPKAIEHFMESLQILEDLYGRMAHILV from the exons ATGGCAGCCTTACAGACAGACCCCTGGGCTCTTGGCTGGTCTCACCTGCGAGAAGTTCTCACCTGTGTTACCTTAATCCACGGCGACCCTTCACTAGTGAAAGACTACGAAACCCTCCTCCATAACATACTGTTTGAACAg GTTACCCAGTCTGGGACTACATTAGGCATGCGCCGAGCAAGAAAAAATCTGACGGCATCTCTCCAAGAGTTCAAGACCGACTTAAGCGGCGTGCTGTCTGCAGGGAAGCTGTTTCAAGTCAAGAAAGAGATCTACCGTATGCCCAGCATTCTTCTCAGCTCTCTTGGGCTTTTCTTTGGAATAAGGGAGAAATCTTCTTGGGAAATCGTCCAGGCTTTGCATACTAAAGGGGTGATAAATGCTGAGGCTGAGCATAACTTGAAAGTCGCTGTGAGTATTGCCACACAGCTGCGCTTGCGTACTTACCTGTCAAACACGGGACAGAAAGACAACATCTCGACGCTCTCCAAGGCATCATGGGAGTCATTGGAAGAACGAAAACGTGATGAAAACGAAGCGTATCCCGCATCGGACATCTTTGGGATGGAGTTACACGCTATTCTTTTCCGCTTCTTCCAAACAGTGTTGCCTTTGGAAGAATGTGTGGGAAGTGTGTTCTCAAGTAAGCTTACTGGGGAAAAGAGCTCAGCATTGGAAGTCACACCAAATACTCTACATTCACACATTCAAATGTCCTTCAAAACAGAAGAATTTTATGACAGTTCGCTCAAGAATCAAGCTCTGGTGCACATGCGACTTCTCCAGTACCAAGATGCAAAGGTGTGTTTGGAAAAGCACATCGCTGAAAGTGACGAAGATGACGCATCGCAGTCGagcattctgattggtcaggtGATGTACCACCTTGGAGACTACGCAGGCGCGGTTACGTGTTTTCAAAACCTTGCAGATCAGAAGACACATTCAATCAAAGACAGAATTTCCATTTTAAACTTCCTCGGACAAGCTCTCCATCAAAATGGTGACCTTCAGGAGTCTTtaagatgctttgaaaaagtCTTGAAGGAACTGAGGAAAGAAGAAGGGTCAGAATCAGATCTGTCCGAGACTGTGTTACTGAACAACCTTGCTTGTGCGTTAAGGAGTTCAGGAAAGTACCCAGAAGCAATATCTTGTTTTGAAGAAGCATTAGCCCTGGATGGAGGgggaaagaaacagaaaaaggGGAATCCAAGAGTTGCTGTGATCCTTAACAACATGGGAGATGCTTACCAGAGCGAAGGCCAGTTTGCCAAAGCAATACAGTGCTACACCGAGGCCCTTACAATTGAACAGAGAATCTACGGTGATAACCGAGCACATCCGTTTATGGCGGCAACATTGCACAACCTCGGTTCTGCCTACAGGGATATTGGCAACTTCTCGGTTGCGATGTCAGCATTTCGGAGCTCCCTACAGATCAAAGAAAACGTTTTTGTCGAGGAAGCCATGCATCCAGAAATAGCAACAACCTTGGATGGTCTAGCAGCTATCAAACGGCACCTAGGCCATTTTGCTCATGCGCAACATCTCAATACGCAAGCTCTCCACATCAGAAGGAATGTGTTTGGAGACAACGTAGACAACCTGGAAATAGCAGAGTCTTTAACAAACATGGGGATAAATTGTTTAGACAGGCCAGAAGATTTTCAGCAAGGCTTGTCATTTTTGGAGGAAGCTTACAAAATGCGAAATAGAATATTCAAGGACACATGTCATCCGGGTATTGCCAAGTCACTACACAACATAGGAGTTGTATTGTACAAGCTCGAGCAATATGAACTAGCTAAAACGAAGTATCAAGAAGCTTTGGAAATGTTTCGAGAGGTTGGCGAACCAAGTGCCAAGAATCTAGACATTGCAGCCGCCTTGGGAGGTATCGGTAGCTGCCTTTGTCGTCTTGAGGATAAAACTCAAAGCCGTGTGCGACTTGAAGAAGCAGTAACAATGTTTAAGAGTATCTCAGGGGCCGTAAACCATGATGATTTAATCAAGCTGTACAGTAGCTTGGCAAAAGTCATGATCGAACAAGGGGATACAAGGGAAGCAAAGACTATGTTGATGGAAGCCTTAGACATTGTAAGAAACAACAAAGTCGCAGCATCTTTCTATGAAGGTGAGACTTCATCGAATGGAGAGGAGGAAGATGCAAAGTCTGTCCAAATAACAGAGGAAGAGGCTAACGCAGAAGAGGTGGCATTGTCACATTACTACACAGCAGAGGAGGCAACTATACTGGGAGAACTGGGAGTAGCTTGTGTCCTTTCAG GGGATGACCGAGCAATGTCATTTCTGCAAGAGTCTCTTGCAGCAGCAAGACAAGTTCACGGTCGCAACCACCACTCCGTGGCAACTGTGCTGGGCAACATGGGTGCTGCAACGCTACAAGGAGGAAATGTACCAAAAGCAATAGAACATTTCATGGAGTCTCTTCAGATACTAGAGGATCTGTATGGGAGGATGGCACACATACTAGTTTAG
- the LOC136420601 gene encoding kelch-like protein 9 has product MAAESTLPSPLPADRTFSSSRHSSEVLRYLNTLRTDALLCDITLVVDGKEIPAHKNILASCSDYFRAMFTRGMRECNQDTVEIKGVPYSGLENVVQYMYTSQITLNSETVQDVLTTANHLQISAVVQFCHEYLISIVDVDNCVDIGKIAQTFSLLDLRSVVDRFMLRRFSVLADQDDFQRLSIDELSALLESDDLCTCSEIEVFEAVVKWLEYDSSRQKHMSELMSRVRFPLMSPAELVDRVQTVEFMHADVSCMRILQETFTYHVLPHRQPVMQSPRTQVRSTSSHLVIVGGEPSSRASETLIRSVKFLDTGGSSWREVTAMERPRSHKGVAVLGNFLYVAGGSCTSHLGRLTATNEVHRYDPQQDSWFQTASMLESRTDFHLAAIGNQLFAVAGRNDADKLATVERYSPYNDEWAYVASLEEPVVSHAVCVDRGYLYVSGGYNGSFQNTFQRYNLEADRWENMTAMTTARGWHCMTSSHDRIYVFGGTCENGSGIRGVLQDEYYDPSSQQWAKTSPMLCTKSEAGIAVYEGKIFIIGGYSWDRNEFSKSVECYLPEEDRWEKVADLPEPCTGVGCSVLRLPQCVTSNCNHSHPERAAANSVT; this is encoded by the exons ATGGCCGCCGAGTCCACTCTACCCTCCCCACTTCCCGCGGACCGCACCTTCTCCTCATCGAGGCACAGCAGCGAGGTTCTTCGGTACCTGAACACGCTCCGCACCGACGCCCTCCTCTGCGACATCACGCTGGTCGTGGACGGGAAGGAAATCCCTGCGCACAAGAACATCCTCGCCTCTTGCAGTGACTATTTTCGTGCCATGTTCACTCGTGGGATGAGAGAGTGTAACCAAGACACTGTGGAGATCAAAGGGGTGCCGTACAGCGGGCTGGAGAatgttgtacagtacatgtacacgtcaCAGATCACTCTGAACTCAGAAACGGTACAGGACGTCCTAACTACGGCCAATCACCTGCAAATATCTGCG GTGGTCCAGTTCTGTCATGAGTACTTGATCTCCATCGTGGACGTGGACAACTGCGTGGACATCGGGAAGATCGCGCAGACCTTCAGCCTGCTGGACCTGCGCAGTGTGGTGGACAGGTTCATGCTGCGCAGGTTCTCCGTGCTGGCCGATCAGGACGACTTTCAGCGGCTCAGCATCGACGAACTGTCCGCCCTGCTGGAGAGCGACGACCTCTGCACATGCTCCGAGATAGAG GTTTTTGAAGCGGTTGTGAAGTGGCTGGAGTACGACTCGTCCCGTCAGAAGCACATGAGTGAGCTGATGTCACGTGTCCGGTTCCCGCTCATGTCGCCCGCGGAGCTGGTGGACCGTGTGCAGACCGTGGAGTTCATGCACGCGGACGTCAGCTGCATGCGCATTCTGCAGGAGACATTCACGTACCACGTACTACCGCACAG acagcCCGTGATGCAGTCTCCCCGTACCCAGGTCCGCTCCACGTCCAGCCACCTGGTGATAGTCGGCGGCGAGCCGTCCTCCCGGGCCAGCGAGACTCTCATCCGCAGCGTCAAGTTCCTGGACACGGGAGGGTCGTCTTGGCGGGAGGTCACGGCCATGGAGAGACCCCGCAGTCACAAGGGCGTGGCCGTGCTAGGCAACTTCCTCTACGTAGCAG GTGGGTCGTGTACGAGTCATCTTGGCCGCCTAACGGCCACGAACGAAGTGCACCGGTACGACCCCCAGCAGGACTCGTGGTTCCAGACGGCGTCCATGTTGGAGAGCAGGACCGACTTTCACCTGGCCGCCATAGGGAACCAACTGTTCGCCGTGGCGGGAAGGAACGACGCCGACAAACTGGCGACGGTCGAACGATACAG CCCCTATAATGACGAGTGGGCGTACGTGGCGTCGCTGGAGGAACCGGTGGTCAGCCACGCCGTCTGTGTGGACAGGGGCTACCTGTACGTGTCCGGAGGGTACAACGGGAGTTTCCAGAACACCTTTCAAAG ATATAACCTTGAGGCTGACCGTTGGGAGAACATGACCGCCATGACCACGGCCAGGGGATGGCACTGCATGACGTCATCACACGACCGGATATACGTCTTTGGTGGGACGTGCGAAAACGGAAGTGGAATCCGGGGTGTTCTACAGGACGAGTATTATGACCCCAGCTCACAACAGTGGGCAAA AACGTCCCCGATGTTATGTACTAAGAGCGAGGCCGGGATAGCGGTGTACGAGGGGAAAATCTTCATCATAGGCGGGTACAGCTGGGACAGGAACGAGTTCTCCAAGTCTGTGGAGTGTTACCTGCCGGAGGAGGACAG GTGGGAGAAAGTTGCGGACCTGCCGGAGCCCTGTACTGGGGTGGGCTGCAGTGTTCTCCGTCTGCCGCAGTGTGTCACTTCTAACTGTAACCACTCACACCCGGAGAGAGCAGCAGCCAATAGCGTGAcatga
- the LOC136421101 gene encoding uncharacterized protein produces the protein MAANEQSQTTKETKPGLLRPDDFYTSDFEGCLQKGNLQVENGDLHQAEESFAGALRLVAGESREREAVCLWRLGEVYKKRGELSCPRDHGALIKASALLNAALTRIDNTSDHHALKHDPSSSQNHGSARVPPGEQNLELQPQDASPGISQEQGSKDYIKGLLEETEIVFVNDVTGVDVSKDFQLDNVEEHKRKLIQIRSECETKLNIIARKYSSFANNQSDEERKREELAQGMAVRDLYCKIAEDMKMFVRDLLEECISVVGAPPGDVTYAVVGLGSLAREEMTPYSDLEFAILVQEGKNNDDVRMYFKVLTRYLHLKILNLGETILPAVGVKSLNDFTSPNPLDDWYHDSLTPRGFAFDGAMPWASKTPLGREQGLLIYTGMVIYHCSTKLSDRTVNHSKVGLSLAN, from the exons atggctgccaacGAACAGTCTCAAACGACAAAAGAGACAAAACCGGGACTTCTACGTCCTGACGACTTCTACACATCAGATTTTGAAG GATGTCTGCAGAAAGGAAACCTGCAGGTAGAAAATGGTGACCTTCACCAAGCTGAGGAGAGCTTTGCTGGTGCACTGAGGCTGGTGGCTGGGGAGAGTAGAGAGAGGGAGGCCGTCTGTCTATGGCGTTTGGGAGAG GTGTATAAAAAGCGGGGAGAGCTGTCGTGTCCAAGAGACCACGGTGCTCTTATAAAGGCATCCGCTCTTCTCAACGCCGCCCTCACCAGAATAGACAACACTTCTGACCACCATGCACTCAAACATGATCCCTCATCATCTCAAAATCATGGTAGTGCAAGAGTGCCCCCTGGTGAACAAAATTTGGAACTGCAGCCACAAGATGCATCACCTGGCATATCTCAAGAACAAGGTAGCAAAGACTACATCAAAGGCTTGCTGGAGGAGACAGAAATTGTTTTTGTAAACGACGTAACAGGCGTTGATGTTTCCAAAGACTTTCAGTTGGATAATGTCGAGGAGCACAAAAGGAAACTTATTCAAATAAGATCTGAGTgtgaaacaaaacttaacatcaTCGCAAGGAAATACTCCAGCTTTGCAAACAACCAAAGTGATGAGGAAAGAAAGCGCGAAGAACTTGCCCAAGGAATGGCAGTGAGAGACCTTTACTGTAAGATAGCAGAGGACATGAAAATGTTTGTGAGAGACCTTTTGGAGGAGTGTATCAGTGTTGTTGGCGCCCCTCCTGGGGATGTAACTTACGCGGTGGTTGGGCTGGGGTCGCTAGCGAGAGAGGAAATGACACCGTACTCGGACCTGGAGTTCGCCATCTTGGTCCAGGAAGGCAAAAATAACGATGACGTCAGGATGTACTTCAAAGTGTTGACACGATATCTGCACCTTAAG ATACTGAACTTGGGTGAAACCATTCTACCAGCTGTGGGGGTGAAGTCGTTAAATGACTTCACAAGTCCCAACCCTCTTGACGACTGGTACCACGACAGCCTGACTCCGCGTGGGTTCGCGTTCGATGGAGCCATGCCGTGGGCCAGCAAGACACCTCTTGGCAGAGAACAAGGTTTGCTGATATATACAGGAATGGTCATCTACCATTGTAGTACAAAGCTGTCTGATagaactgtcaatcacagcaaAGTAGGGCTCTCATTGGCCAATTAA